The Alicyclobacillus macrosporangiidus CPP55 genome segment GACCGTTCACCGGACAGACGAAACTCCGCGCTGCCCTGGGTGAGGAGGATGGTGTCGAGCCGCAGGGTCACCCCTCCATCCGACGCGCTCCGGTTCACCGTGACGGTGCGCTCCGAACCCGCCGGGTTTTGCATCCAACTGAGCACCCAATGACCTGACCGGTGCTTTTCCTGTGACCCGTCCGCCGTCTGCCATTCCATCTCGTCGATATGCAACGCCAGACGCAGTCCCAGGGCCAACTTCCACGCGGGCACGCCATCGAATGTCAACTCCCCCGCTCCGGTCTCCGTGTCCCAGTGGCCGCTCGAAAACCGGTACACGTGGCCGAACTGATCCGTGATGGCGACCCTGGATAAGTCGGGATTCCACCAGCCACCATCGGAGACGGCGCCGTCGATCCGCATGAACAACACGATCCTGGCGCTGTCCGCGTACGCCCCCGACACGTGCACGGTCAGGCCGTTGTCCGTCGCCGACACATCCAGCGTCTGGATGCCTCCCTCGTGGGCGAGGCGCGCCAAACCTCGATCCTGGGGCAGAATCAACCACTGCGCACCGGGAACGCCCTCGACGGCGGCGTAGACGGTCTCCGCCCAATTGGGGGCGTAATACAGTGCCGCCCGCGCTCCCATCACGACCGCGGCGCACCCGGCCAGACCGAGGGCGCTTCGCCGGAACCATCGGATCGCACGCGGCCACCCTCCCGGCTGCCCGTCCGTCGATGAACGTACCGCCTTCCGCACCATATCCGGCACGTCCGCCGCCACCGGGGGTGCGGTTTCGGCAAAGTAGCGCCGCAGGGCCTCTTCCAGCTCTGCGATTCGTGCGTCGACCGGCTGTCTATCTTCCGTCATCCGCCTCATCCTCCGTCCGTCTCGCCGCATTCCCATCTCCGGGCACCGCGATGCCCTCCGGCCAACTCGTCCGCCTCACGCAGCCGCCGCAACGCACGGCTCAGGCGCGCCTTCACCGTCCCTTCGCGCATCCCCGTGATGGCCGCGATTTGCTGCACCGTGAGATCCTCGCCGTATCGCATGGCCAACAACTGTCGATCCCGCTCCGGAAGCGCGGCCAGAAGCTCTCCGATCCACATGCGATCCAGCGCACGCTCCTGCGGGATACCCTCCGCGGCCGCATCGGCATCCACATCCCAACGGAGGTCAGTTGGCCTGGTTCGGCGCCGCTCATTCAAGAACAACCGCCACAAGATCCGGAGCATCCACGCCTCCGGAGAGGCCCGGATACGGTGGCGCGTTTGCCATGTGCGGGTCAGCGCCTCCTGCACCAGGTCCTCCGCCCGCTGCACGTCGCCCGTCCATCGGGCCGCCAGCCGCAGCGCCCGCGGCACGACCGCCTCCGCGAAGCGGGTAAACCCATTCACATCCTGAAGTTCTTCCGGCCATGTGTCTGTCTTGGGACCATCCACAAACTCTGCCTCCTTGCACCCCTCACCTGAATGACACACGAGTCCGCAAAAACGTTGCAGGCCGCCGGACAATATACCGGCGGCCCCATTCTGGCGGGATGCTGCTGTGCATGTTACGGCGCGCTCACGGGCTTTCACGGCGACGGCCCACTTCACCCGCAATACGATCTTCCCCTAGCGACACCATGGCGCTCACAAGCCTGCCAGCGCGACCGTCCCGAGCGCCCGCAGGTCGGCGACCATCCGATGCCACGATTGCGGCTTGTTGGGCAGCACCGTGTAATACCGCTCCAGAAACGACGCCACGAGCGACGCATCGATCACCGATTGGTCTTCGTCGGACGGCCAGAAGCACAGGTCCAGATTTCCGACCGCTTCCCCGTCGTTCTGCCAGGACGGGTGCACGTAAAGGAAGTCAAGCCGGCGGAATCCGAGGTGGGAAAGTACCTCCCGGCGGACGACGGGGTGCATCACAGTCAGTCCGCCGAAATCGTGCTGCGAGATGCGCTGCGGATCGTAAACTTCGGCAAACAACCCGATCAGCCGCCGGCCGCTTTCCGCCGCCCACGCCTCCATGTCGCGCAGGCGATGGCGCCACAGCAAACGCCCCACCGACCGCCCGGGCTCGGTGATGATGGTAAAATCAATCATGCCCACTTCGAGATCCGGGTAATACCGGTACTCGGTCGCGCCCACGACCTGGCCATCCTCCACGGCCACCACCACGCGCAATCCCTCGTCTGCCAACGGCTCCGCCCATTCGTCGAACGCGAGCACTTCCTCCGGCGGAAACACCCGTTGCAGGAGTGCGTACAGGTCGGCAAAGCGCGGATCGTCGATGCGGGTGACGCGGTGAAGCTCCATATCCACTCCTCCTTTTCACGCAAGGAACGGGTTTTTCCATTCCATCAACACGGCGTGGTTGCGGGATTCCTCATCCTCCAGGTAGCCTGGCACCACCGCCACCGGCGTGCGTCCGCAGCGCAGTAGGAACGTCAAAACCGGGTCCTGAAGATCTCCCCGGACCACCGCATCCACGTACGCCTCGGGACACATCCGGTCGGCCACTCGGTGGTAGCCCGGCATGCGGCCCCCGCCCAACAACCGGATGAGGCGCTTATGCACCACCAGGTGATACATGGACTGCATCAACCACTTACCGAGGCCGAGCCGGCGGTAGCGTGGCCGTACGCTGATGTCGACCACGTACAGGGTGTCGCCGTCCGGCCGGTGCGTGCGGATGTATCCCTCGTCCGTCATCTCCGCCCAGGTGTGGCGGGGAGCGGCGGGATCGAACCGCACCATCATCGTCGTCATCGATCCTGCCAGCTCTCCCTCCACCTCAACGCACAGGGCCCCCTCGGGGAAACGCGTCACATGCTCCCTCAACTGTGTCTCGTTCCACCAAAGCTCGGAAGGGAACGGGGGCGGAAAGCACTCGCGCTGGATGTCGATGAGCCCGTCGAAATCCGCCTCCGTGTAGTTGCGGATGCGGGCGCGGCGCGGCGTGGCGCCATCAAACACGTACCATTCCTGGCGGTACATGGGGACCTCCTCCTCGTCCCTGGCGTCAACGAATCTCCCCATACAGGTTTGGCCGGCGATCCTGCCACGTGCGCACGGAACCGCGATCGCGATGGCGGCGCAGAAGTTCCAGGTCGAGATCGGCGGTGATGATCATGTCCTGGTTCACCTCGCCCTCCGCCAGGACGCCCCCCGGTGGGAACGGCAAATCGTTCGGCGTGACGACGACCGCCTGGCCCACGTTGGACCGCATCCAATCGACCGTCGGCAGAGCACCCACGGTGCCGGTGGTGATGACGTACACCTGATCCTCGATGGCCCGTGCGTGACTGCAGTAACGCACTCGGTAAAACCCGTGCTTGTCGTCGGTGCAGCTCGGGCAAAACAGCACGTCTGCACCGCGCGCCCGCGCCATTCTGGCGAGCTCCGGAAACTCGATGTCATAGCATACGAGGATGGCGATACGCCCGCCTTCAGTTTCGAACACCTGCAGGGCGTCCCCCGGATGGATGCGCCACTCCTCCACCTCCGTCGGCGTCAGGTGCAGCTTGGGCTGCTCATGGACGGTGCCATCGGGTGTGAACAGATGCGCCACGTTGTACAGCCGGCCACCGCGCTCGATGATGTGCGTGCCCCCGATGAGATACATGCCGTGATCCCGAGCCAACCCCCGAAACAGGTCCAGATAGGCGGGTGTGAACGAGGGCAGCGCCTCAATGGGCAGGGCCTCTGCCTTACTGTCCCCGATGGACATCAGCTGCGTCGTGAACAGCTCCGGGAAGAGCACGTACTGTGCGGAAAACTCCGCCGCGGCCTTGACGTAATGGGTCACTTGGCGTGCAAAATCGTCAAAATGAGAGATGGTGTGCAGATGGTGCTGCACCGCGGATACGCGCATGGTCATGGGCATCTCCGTCCTTTCCAACGGCGATTATGGGTGATACAATCCCACAAGGCAAGTACGTACAATCGGGAACCATAGTATCCAAGAGGGAAGTAGCTTGGGCGTGAGGAGCCCATGTGCCCATTGGGAGGTGAGACGGATGGGGGATGCCGCATTTCGGGAAGCGGTGGAGACAACGTTAAGCGTGATCGGCGGGAAGTGGAAACCGATGATTCTTTGCCACCTGCAGGACGGGGTGCTCCGATTTGGCGAGCTGCAGCGCCGCCTCGGCGGAATCACGGCCAAGATGTTGACACAGCAGCTGCGGGAACTGGAACAGGACGGCCTCGTGCACCGTGAGGTGCATGCTCAGATCCCACCGTGGGTGGAGTATTCCCTTACCGAGCTCGGACGCACGACCAAGTCCGTGTTGGAGGCCATGTCGGCCTGGGGCCGCGCGTACCGAGCCGAACTGTCTGGACTCCACCGGGCGGAGTGACGCGCCGTGGGCTGCATTTACCGTCACCCGCCGGCAAGAGCCCCCAGTGCGGCCAACGCCGCCTCCGCCGCGCTGCGGATGGACGCGGGTGCCTGCTCCACATCGATCACGCGCACCCGCGCGATGTCCGCCCCTTTCTTTCCCGGTTCCACAGGGCGCTCCAGGCAGCGGACGTTGATCTCCAGCTGATTCGGGTCATCCGCCCGGTCCAGCCCCACCAAGCACTGCACACCGCGCCCGCCTTCCACCCGGTCCATCGAGAAGATCCGCTCGTGCTGCTTCGAAAACCCGTGGCGCAACAGAATCTCCTGCGCCTGTTGCAATTGACTCATGGCGATCCGCAAACGCCGCCCCTCCCTTCACGTGACTAGTATCATCCAGAGATCCCTATTCGAGTACCCGAACCGTGACGGGAAGCGTGAGGCCCAAACACGCCGGAATGCTCACAAAACGGACTCGAATCACCATGGAACCTCCTCCACACGAGATGGGCGAAAGAAAAGGGAACACACATTCGAACCTGTCAGTGAAAAGGTGACACGGTAGTCCTCATGATATCGCACAGCCTGGCGAAGCGCACATGTATCAGAACCCTGCCGCCATGCCGTCACCACGGGGATCTGCCCCCCCATGACGGACTCCAGAGCGCGGGTCAATCCAGATGGCTTGGGCATGGCCCATGCGATCATCCCACGGGTCCACCATCACCACGTCGTGACCCCTACGGACCAACTCTTCGACAACATGCACGGGAATTCTTGACTCCAGATACACGTGGGTGCTCTGTTCCCCCCATGTGCGCCCATAGAGCCAACGTGGTGCATCAATCGCCGTTTGAATATCCATGCCCATGTCCAGGATCCGCGTGACCAGAGCCGCTTGTGTCTGAGGTTGTCCGTCTCCCCCCATGGTTCCGTACACCATCTCCAATGCACCATCCCCATGAAGAACCATGGCAGGATTCAACGTGTGGAAAGGGCGCTTTCCAGGTGCAATCCCGTTGGGGTGTCCCGGACTCAGGACGAAAGAGCAACCTCTGTTCTGAAGCAGTACACCCGTATTCCCCGCTACGACCCCAGAACCAAAATCGAAATACAAACTTTGTATCATGGACACGGCGTTCCCCCGTTCATCGACCACACCCAGCCATACGGTGTCCCCTTCCACCATCGCTGATTTGCTCACAGTTGCGGCCGTGTCGATGTCGATCCGCTTCGCATACTCCGCCGCGCGGGTCTTGGAGAGCAGGGCGTTCAAGGGAACTTCTGCAAAATTCGGATCGGCCACCAGGTCCCTGTCGGCAAACACACACTTGGTGGCCTCAATCATCAAGTGATAATAGTCGGCAGAGCCATCGGATATATCGTTAACAGGAAAACATTCCAGTATGTTCAATAGCGCCAAGGAAAGGATCCCTTGACTCGGAGGCGGGACGTTCAGAACGGTCCAGTCCCTGAAACGGGTGGTCAACGGTTTTGTCCACTCGCACCGGTAGTGAGCAAAGTCCTCTTCCTCCAGGAGACCGCCCAAACGCTCTAATTCTCTACAAATCTCCTTTGCAACCCACCCCTCGTAGAACGCCTCTCGGCCGCCCGTTGCAATCTGCGACAACGTATTCGCGAGTTCGACCTGCACAAAGCGTTCGCCCCGGCCATAAGGAGAACCATCGGGCTTCAAGAATGTTTTTCGGAATCCAGCAAAACGTTCCAGACCCCCAGACACCACTGACGCCCTGCCGATGGCCTTACGCAACCACACTGCATGGCTTGGCGACACTGGAAAACCGTGCTCGGCATAGTAGATGGCGTCACGAAACAGCGAAGAGAATGGCTTCCGGCCACCCAACCTTTCCTTGGAGTACCTGTATGCCTCGCACCACCCATCCACGGCCCCCGGCACCGTCACGACCGACAGCGGACCCCGCCTGGGAATGGCGTCTTCCACACCCGCGCTCCGCAACGTCTGGAAATTGCACTGGCGGCCGGCTGTGCCCGCTGCAATCAGAGCGTCCACATCACCGGTGTTCGCGTCATAGAAAAGCCAAAAGCTGTCTCCCCCCACACCGTTCATGTGCGGATACACCACGGCCAATACTGTGGCGGCCGCCAAGGCGGCCTCAACCGCATTGCCTCCGTCGCGCAACACGGACAACCCCGATGACGTCGCCAACCAGTGGGGAGACGTAACCATTCCGCGCGGCGCGAGAACACTGCGAAAGCCTTGCATCAACCTTCCACCCCTTCCATGCGCACCGGGAGAGACCTGGATCCGGTTGTCCGCTGCGCCCAGCGTGCCCTCGCAGGACGCAGCACGACGAAGGCGAGGAATGCGGTCAGGAGGTCCAATGAAGCCACGAGTAAAAAGACCGGTGTCCAACTCCCGGTCACCTCGCGGAGGTAAGCGGAAAAAGGACCTCCCAGTAACGAACCGATCCCTTGCGCAATGTACAAAAACCCGTAGTTTTGGGTTGCATATCTGGGTCCAAACGTGTCCGTCAATGTCGCGGGAAACAACGAAAAAATCTCTCCCCATCCAAAGAACGCCAGACTCGTTAGCAACACGAACGCCACCGGGTGGTTCCTCAACCCGAGCAACAGCAGAATCGCACCCGCCTCCAACGTGAATGCCAATGTCATCGTGGCTTCACGTCCAATTCTGTCGGAAACCCATCCAAAGAAGGGCCGAGTCAGACCGTTCGCCAGACGTGAAAGCGTCAGCGACAGCGGCAGGGCGCTCATCCCGAAGACCAGTGCTCCACTGACCCCAAAATCCTTGGCAAACGGGCCCACTTCCGACGTGATCATCAATCCGCTCGTGGACAGAAGAGACATCATGAGGAACATCAACCAAAACAGTGGCGTCCGCAGCACCACCTGCGGCGGATGGCTCATGTCGTGCGTGTCCGTGGCGAACGAGACCTCTTGGGCGTCACCGCGATCCCGTTTGTCGGAAACGACAGACGTCGTCGGTGGTTTCTTCAAACCCTGGGCGGCGACAAGAACCACCATCCCCTGAACAACGCCAAACCAAACCAAGGTTGAGGCGTATCCGTAGGCCTTCAAACTGTGGGTGATGGGAAACGTCGTCAGAATTGCGCCCATTCCGTATCCGGCCGCGACCAAACCGCTCGCCAAACCGCGTCGATCCGGAAACCACCGGACCATCAGCCCGACAATGCCCACGTAGACGATGCCAGTGCCGAGCCCCCCCATCACCCCGTAGGACAGATAGAGCGCGAACACGCTTTGCGCGAAGGCAGCCAATACCCAGCTGAATCCTGTCAACACCCCTCCGAAGGCAATCAGACGGCGCGGACCAAAATGCTCAATCAGATAAGCCTGCACCGGTGAAAACCATGTCTGAACTACCACCAGCAGCGTGAATGTCACCTGGAGCACGGTCAGCCCAACATCGAACCGCGACTGCAAATCCCCCACAAACAACGTCCAGGTGTACTGAGGACTGGAGATGGCCATCATGCACACAATTCCAAGAACTAACTGGACCCACCTGGTCGATCCGATGGTCGTACGGCTCTCCTTCATCTTGTACAACCTCCCTATGGCTGCCATTGCGCCTTGGTCCCTTCGCCCCTGCAACGTAATGTCAATTTACATGCATAAAACTTACCACACCCTTCACAATCATGCGTGCACGGTGTCAGTATACGAAACATGAACCACAATTCACAACATGTAATGTTAGTTTTCATTACATTAATTCGTTATCTGACACAGAGGCAGACGCACCGAGATAATGCTCGCCCCATCGCGTGCGTTCCTTTGGAGCACGGACTGGCATGTGGTGTTCGAACTCGGTGAAGGCCGTCAGGACGAGACGGAACTCACCCTTCTGCACGGCGGCTGGGCCGCGGACAAAGCGACACGATTCGGACAACCTCATACCGCCCTGAGGCCCTGACAACCCTCGTGGTCCAACTGCAAGCCCTGCGCGTGCGTGTCCGTCAGGACAGGGAGGGCTCCGCATCGCAGCTGGACGAACTCGTCGCCGTCGTCCGCCGGAGCTTTCAGGACGTGCGCCGGAAGACGAGGACGCCGGTGCGCTGATGGACGCCATCCGCGTGGTGCACCGCGGACATGCGCTGTACCGGACGGGGGCGGCCGCGGAAGTGCTGGGACGGATCGTGCAGAGTCCGCATGAAGAACCTTTCAGTAGAGAAGGAGAAGAAATGGAGTACCTCGGGGAACGCGGTGACATAGGAGACGTCGCGGAACCCCTCACCGACCGCGAATTGGAGGTATTGCAGGAGATGGCGTGGGGGTTACAAAACTAAGTCGCAAGCAAGAAAACATCCACCGCGTGACAGACAACCGCGCGCGGCCGTTTGAGATATCCTCCCGTAAGAACCCGTTGAGGCTGACGCTCC includes the following:
- a CDS encoding DUF4179 domain-containing protein — translated: MTEDRQPVDARIAELEEALRRYFAETAPPVAADVPDMVRKAVRSSTDGQPGGWPRAIRWFRRSALGLAGCAAVVMGARAALYYAPNWAETVYAAVEGVPGAQWLILPQDRGLARLAHEGGIQTLDVSATDNGLTVHVSGAYADSARIVLFMRIDGAVSDGGWWNPDLSRVAITDQFGHVYRFSSGHWDTETGAGELTFDGVPAWKLALGLRLALHIDEMEWQTADGSQEKHRSGHWVLSWMQNPAGSERTVTVNRSASDGGVTLRLDTILLTQGSAEFRLSGERSAPSGRTSSVKADDRPEVVCLDSGERYPMLSAGTDMRGRIVEMKVMTAPLQPGHRYELIVHRVGEVTGTWVFPFTLS
- a CDS encoding RNA polymerase sigma factor; translated protein: MDGPKTDTWPEELQDVNGFTRFAEAVVPRALRLAARWTGDVQRAEDLVQEALTRTWQTRHRIRASPEAWMLRILWRLFLNERRRTRPTDLRWDVDADAAAEGIPQERALDRMWIGELLAALPERDRQLLAMRYGEDLTVQQIAAITGMREGTVKARLSRALRRLREADELAGGHRGARRWECGETDGG
- a CDS encoding GNAT family N-acetyltransferase translates to MELHRVTRIDDPRFADLYALLQRVFPPEEVLAFDEWAEPLADEGLRVVVAVEDGQVVGATEYRYYPDLEVGMIDFTIITEPGRSVGRLLWRHRLRDMEAWAAESGRRLIGLFAEVYDPQRISQHDFGGLTVMHPVVRREVLSHLGFRRLDFLYVHPSWQNDGEAVGNLDLCFWPSDEDQSVIDASLVASFLERYYTVLPNKPQSWHRMVADLRALGTVALAGL
- a CDS encoding GNAT family N-acetyltransferase; this translates as MYRQEWYVFDGATPRRARIRNYTEADFDGLIDIQRECFPPPFPSELWWNETQLREHVTRFPEGALCVEVEGELAGSMTTMMVRFDPAAPRHTWAEMTDEGYIRTHRPDGDTLYVVDISVRPRYRRLGLGKWLMQSMYHLVVHKRLIRLLGGGRMPGYHRVADRMCPEAYVDAVVRGDLQDPVLTFLLRCGRTPVAVVPGYLEDEESRNHAVLMEWKNPFLA
- a CDS encoding carbon-nitrogen hydrolase family protein; this translates as MRVSAVQHHLHTISHFDDFARQVTHYVKAAAEFSAQYVLFPELFTTQLMSIGDSKAEALPIEALPSFTPAYLDLFRGLARDHGMYLIGGTHIIERGGRLYNVAHLFTPDGTVHEQPKLHLTPTEVEEWRIHPGDALQVFETEGGRIAILVCYDIEFPELARMARARGADVLFCPSCTDDKHGFYRVRYCSHARAIEDQVYVITTGTVGALPTVDWMRSNVGQAVVVTPNDLPFPPGGVLAEGEVNQDMIITADLDLELLRRHRDRGSVRTWQDRRPNLYGEIR
- a CDS encoding winged helix-turn-helix transcriptional regulator, with the protein product MGDAAFREAVETTLSVIGGKWKPMILCHLQDGVLRFGELQRRLGGITAKMLTQQLRELEQDGLVHREVHAQIPPWVEYSLTELGRTTKSVLEAMSAWGRAYRAELSGLHRAE
- the ggt gene encoding gamma-glutamyltransferase, translated to MQGFRSVLAPRGMVTSPHWLATSSGLSVLRDGGNAVEAALAAATVLAVVYPHMNGVGGDSFWLFYDANTGDVDALIAAGTAGRQCNFQTLRSAGVEDAIPRRGPLSVVTVPGAVDGWCEAYRYSKERLGGRKPFSSLFRDAIYYAEHGFPVSPSHAVWLRKAIGRASVVSGGLERFAGFRKTFLKPDGSPYGRGERFVQVELANTLSQIATGGREAFYEGWVAKEICRELERLGGLLEEEDFAHYRCEWTKPLTTRFRDWTVLNVPPPSQGILSLALLNILECFPVNDISDGSADYYHLMIEATKCVFADRDLVADPNFAEVPLNALLSKTRAAEYAKRIDIDTAATVSKSAMVEGDTVWLGVVDERGNAVSMIQSLYFDFGSGVVAGNTGVLLQNRGCSFVLSPGHPNGIAPGKRPFHTLNPAMVLHGDGALEMVYGTMGGDGQPQTQAALVTRILDMGMDIQTAIDAPRWLYGRTWGEQSTHVYLESRIPVHVVEELVRRGHDVVMVDPWDDRMGHAQAIWIDPRSGVRHGGADPRGDGMAAGF
- the oxlT gene encoding oxalate/formate MFS antiporter produces the protein MKESRTTIGSTRWVQLVLGIVCMMAISSPQYTWTLFVGDLQSRFDVGLTVLQVTFTLLVVVQTWFSPVQAYLIEHFGPRRLIAFGGVLTGFSWVLAAFAQSVFALYLSYGVMGGLGTGIVYVGIVGLMVRWFPDRRGLASGLVAAGYGMGAILTTFPITHSLKAYGYASTLVWFGVVQGMVVLVAAQGLKKPPTTSVVSDKRDRGDAQEVSFATDTHDMSHPPQVVLRTPLFWLMFLMMSLLSTSGLMITSEVGPFAKDFGVSGALVFGMSALPLSLTLSRLANGLTRPFFGWVSDRIGREATMTLAFTLEAGAILLLLGLRNHPVAFVLLTSLAFFGWGEIFSLFPATLTDTFGPRYATQNYGFLYIAQGIGSLLGGPFSAYLREVTGSWTPVFLLVASLDLLTAFLAFVVLRPARARWAQRTTGSRSLPVRMEGVEG
- a CDS encoding response regulator transcription factor, encoding MDAIRVVHRGHALYRTGAAAEVLGRIVQSPHEEPFSREGEEMEYLGERGDIGDVAEPLTDRELEVLQEMAWGLQN